GCCGGATCGTCGTTGACGTGCAGGTACGTAAAGACGATCAACTCGTGCTCGGCGCCGGCACCACCCCGGCGGATGTGCGTGAGCGCCGACTCGATCTCCGCCGGGCCGTTGCCCTCGGCCAGGATCGTCCCGTCCGCGACCCGGCCGGACAGTTCCAGCGAACGCGGTTTCACCACCCCGGTGACGATCGGCGGGACCGAGGCCGGCGGGTGCACCAGGCGGAGGCCGTCGATGCACACCTCCCGGCCGTTGAGCGTCACCGTCTCGCCGCGCAGCAGTCCCTGCACCGCGACGATGGTCTCCTCCAGCATGGCCAACTTGGACTTGGGCTCGACGCCGACCTGGCGCATCCACTCCGGCACGCCGTGTCCGAGACCGGCCACCAGCCGGCCGGGGTGGACCCGGGCCAGCACGGCCAGCTCCATGGCGAGCAGGGCCGGGCTGCGCAGCGGCGCCGGCGCGATGCCGATGCCGATCCGGATCCGGGAGGTGGCGGCCAGGGCCAGGGCGGCCGTACTGATCGAGCCGGCCCAGCCGAGATCCTCCACCACCCAGAGGTCGTCGGCACCGGCCTCCTCCACGGCGGCGGCGAAGGCGGGCAGGTCCGCGGGGGACAGGTCGCGGTCGAACATCACTCCGATGCGAGGCATCAGCCGATGTTAAGCGGTTCAGGTAGCGGCTTGGCGTGCATGACCGAGAGCCGGGTGACCGCGCGGGTGAGGACCACGTAGAGACGGTTCAGGCCGCGCGGCTCGGCGGCCACGATGTCGGCGGGCTCGTGGACGACGACGTGGTCGTACTCCAAGCCCTTGACGACAGTGGCCGGGACCACAGTGACGCGCGCCTCGGCATCGACGTCGTCGGGCGTCGCGTGCGCGATGCCGGCCGCCGTGAGATGCCCGCGGATCCGCTCCACAGCGGTGTCCGCCGCGATCACCGCTACCGAGCCCTCGTGCTCCAGCGCCGCCGTGACCTCGGCCAGCGTGCGCGCGTCCAGGTCGGCCGGGTCGGCGACCGGCACGATCACGAGATCGCCGTCCCGGCGCAGGGAGACCGCTTCGGGCACCTGCACGCCGAGCGCCGGCAGGAGGCGGTTGGCCAGTGTCACCACCGCTTCCGGTACGCGGAAGCCGACGGTCAGCGGCACCACCGCGGCGTCCGGCTTGCCGAGGTGAGCCAGGATGTCCCGCCAGTCGGTGGCGGCCCACGGCGCGGTCCCCTGGGCGAGATCGCCGAGCAGGGTGATCGAGCCGTGCTCACTGCGCCGGGCGATCGCGCGGGCCTGCATGGCGGACAGGTCCTGCGCCTCGTCGATGACCACGTGACCGAAACTGTTCTCCCGCTCCAGGAGCCCGGCGGCCTCGTCGAGTAGCAGCAGGTCGCCCGCCGTCCACTTGGCCGACTTGGCGGTCTTGGGTGGTTTGACCCAGCGGATCGCGTCCTGCTCCGGCTCGGTCAGCAGCTCACCGGCGGCCGACGGATCGGTCAGCAGGCCGGCGACCAGCGACTCCGGCGTGACGGCGGGCCAGCAGGCCTCGAGGAACTCGGTGACCTGGGGGATCTTGCTCATCTTGCGGAGCCAGGACTCGCTCGGCGAGTTGCCGGTGCGGTACTCCGACTGGCGTTGCAGCAGGCCGACGACGCGGGCGCGGACCCGTTCCCGGCCGGTCGCGTAGGGCAGGCCCTCACGCCGGGCCTCGTCGACGATCCGGCGCAGCGGCTCGGTGTCGATCCGCCAGCGATAGGAACCGTCGGACACCATGATCGGCTGGGTCGGTGCGGCGATCCGGCTCCAGAGCAGCCCGCTGAGCACCTCGGCCATCCGCGCGTCGTGCTTGACCAGCGCGGCCGCGGGCGAGTCGACGGCCTTGACCGGCACCCGCCCCACCAGGTCGTCCAGCGTGGACTGCTGGACCTCGACCTCGCCGAGCGTCGGCAGGACCGCCGAGATGTAGGAGAGGAACGCGGTGTTCGGCCCGACGATCAGCACCCCGGACCGGCGCAGCCGCTCCCGGTGCAGGTAGAGCAGGAACGCCGCGCGGTGCAGGCCGACGGCGGTCTTGCCGGTGCCGGGTGCGCCCTGCACGCAGATCGAGTCGGCCAGCTCGGCGCGGACCAGCTCGTCCTGCTCGGGCTGGATGGTGGCGACGATGTCGCGCATCGGGCCGACGCGTGGCCGCTCGATCTCCGCGGTCAGGATCCGGCTGCTGGTGCCCAGCTCCTCGCCGCGATCGAGGTGCTCGTCCTCGAAGCTGGTCAGCTCGCCCTTGACGAACCCGAACCGGCGCCGGGTGGCGACGCCCTGCGGGTCGCGGACACTGGCCCGGTAGAACGCGCGGGACAGTGGCGCCCGCCAGTCCAGCACCATCGGCTCGCCGGCGTCGTCGGTGACGTGCCGGCGCCCGACGTGGTAGGCGACCTCCTCGATGTCGAGGCGGCCGAAGAAGAGCGGGGTGTCCGGGTCGTCGGCCAATTCCTTGACCCGGCGGGCCATGTGCCGGCCCAGCTGCTCGGCGGTGTAGGCGTCGCCGGCCACCTTGTCGCCGGTGGAGAAGAGGGCCTCGGCCCGGCCGCGCATCCGGCGCAGCGCGGCACGGGACTCGGAGAGGTGGGTGCGCTCGGCGGTGAGTTCGACGTCGAGATCAGATGCGGACACGGGGCATCCTCGGCAGACTGTTTCATCGGCTGCGCTCGCGTTTCCGGGAGGCGTGTCGGCCGCCGCCGGCGCGGGGACGTCCGCTGCGGTGCATGCTCACCACGGCCGTCAAGCGGCCCTAAACGCTACGCCTCCGGCGTCCGCTGTCCACCGATTTTTCGCCGGGTTTTCGCTCGGTCGAGAATGGGTGCATGGCGGAGCGGGAGAACGTGCGGGTGACCGATGCGCGTACGTTGCGGGCGTTGGCGCATCCGGCGCGGATCGAGATCGTGGAGCATCTCAACGTCACCGGCTCGACGGTGACCGCGACCGAGGTTGCCGGGCTGGTCGGGCTCTCCCCCAGCGCGACCAGTTACCACCTGCGGGAGCTGGCCAAGTACGGGCTGGTCGAGCAGGCGCCGAGCGGGGACGGCCGGGAGCGGCGGTGGCGCAGCACCGGTAGCAGCCTGTGGATCGACGGCGACGCCGACCAGCCGGACGCCGCGGCCGCCGTGCGGACGCTGGTCGACCTCTACCTGACCCGGGACCAGCAGCGGGTGCGCGACTGGCTGGACCGGCAGCACGACGAGCCGGCCGAGTGGCGGGAGTCCAGCGCCATGATGGGCCAGCAGCTCCTGGTCACCCCGGCCGAGCTGGCCCGGCTCAGCGAGCAGGTGCGGGAGCTGATGGAGCCGTACCGGGTGCGGGAGCGGCTGGCCGATCCGCCGGCCGGGGCACGGAAGGTGGTGGTCCAGTACACGGCGTTCCCGCTGGACTGACCATCGACAGCGGTACGCCCGCACGCCTTGCGCGAGCAGATGTGAAGGATTATTTTCGAAGTATGTCCTTCGCATCTGCCGGCTCGCGTTGGACGGACGTCTACCTGGTGGCCGGCGGCCGGGCGATCTCGGTCTGCGGCGACTTCCTCGCGGCGACCACCCTCGCCCTGGTGCTGCAGCAGGCCGGGCACGGTGGCCTGGCGGTCTCCGGGCTCCTGCTGGCGGCGGCGCTGCCGCCCGCCCTGCTCGCGCCGCTCACCGGGCGGCTGGCGGACCGGGCGGACAGCCGTACCGTGATCGTCCTGACCGGGGCCGGGCAGGCGCTGGTCTGCGCGGCACTCGCGGTGACCAGCCACCCCGTCGCGATCATCGGGCTGGTCGCGCTGCTCGCGGCCGGTCTCGCGGTCACCCAGCCGACCATCCAGGCGCTGCTGCCACGCATGGTGCACCGTGACGACCTGGCCCGGGCCAGCGGCATCACGCAGACCGCCGGGCAGGTGGGCATGCTGGCCGCCCCGGCGCTGGCCGGGTTCCTGGTCGGGCAGACCGGGCCCCGCGTGCCGCTGCTGATCGACGCGGCCAGCTACCTCGCGCTGGTCGTGGTGGCCCTGCTGATCCGCACCCGGCGGCGGGGCGGCGCCGGCGGCGAGACGGCGGCGCCCGTCGGGTTCCGGCTGCGGGCCGATCGGACGCTGACCGTGATGACGGTGGCCATCGCCGCCACGGTCGCCGGGGTCGGCGCGATCAACGTGTTCGAAGTGTTCTTCATCCGCGGCACGCTGGGTGCCTCAGCCACCGTGTTCGGCCTGGTCGCGGCGTCCTGGACGGTCGGGATGGTGCTGTTCACCCCGCTCTTCGGCCGGGTGCCTCGGCGTCGGCTCACGGTCCGGGTGGTGCTCGGGCTGCTGGCCGGATCCTGCGTCGCGGTGCTCGCCGCCGCGACCGTCACCTCGGCCGGCTGGCTGGTGCCGCTCTGGATCCTCGGCGGCGCCTGCAACGGCGGGCTGAACGTGTGCCTCGCCGTGATCGTCGCCGGCCGGGTGCCCAGCGAGGCGCACGGCCGGGCCTTCGCCGTGGTCTCCGCCGTGGTCCAGGGCGCCGGGCTGCTCGGCTACCTGCTGGCCGGTCCGCTGGTCGAGCGGTTCGACACCCGGGTGCTGGTCGCCGGGGCCGGTGCGGCCGGGCTGCTGGCAGCCGTGGCCTGCTGGCCACTGGTGCGACGTGAGCCACCAGACGACGCCGTGACAAGCGAGGGGCCCGAGATCGGGGATAACGTCGCTGCATGAGCGACAGCGTCAGTCGGCCCCGGGTCGGTCACATCCAGTTCCTCAACTGCCTGCCGATCTACTGGGGGCTGATGCGCTCCGGCGCGCTGCTCGACGTCGACCTGCACAAGGACACCCCCGACCGGCTCAGCGCCGCCCTGGTCGCCGGTGACCTGGACATCGGCCCGATCACCCTGGTGGAGTACCTGAAGCACGCCGACCAGCTGCTCCTGCTGCCCGACCTGGCGGTCGGCAGCGACGGCCCGGTGCTCTCGGTGAACCTGGTCACCACCCGGCCGCCGGCCGAGCTCGACAAACGGCCGGTCGCTCTCGGCTCCACCTCGCGGACCGGGGTCCTGCTCGCGCAGATGCTGCTCTCCGATCGGTACGGCGTCGAGCCCACCTATTTCCGCTGCCCACCCGACCTGTCCCAGATGCTGCTGTCGGCCGACGCGGCGGCGCTGATCGGCGACCCGGCGCTGCGCGCGCTCTACGAGGCCCCGGCACTCGGCCTCCAGGTGATCGACCTGGCCGACGCCTGGCGGCAGTGGACCGGCCTGCCGATGGTCTTCGCCGTCTGGGCGGTCCGCAAGGAGTTCGCGGCGGCCCACCCGGGTCAGGTCAAGGACGTGCACGAGGCGTTCCAGCGGTCCAAGGAGCTGTGCCTGGGCGAGCTGGACGAGGTGGCCGAGGCGGCCGCGCGCTGGGAGCCGTTCGACGCGGCCACCCTGGCGAACTATTTCCGGGCCCTGGACTTCTCCCTCGGTGAGCGGCAGATCCAGGGCGTGTCGGAATTCGCCCGGCGCGCGGCGAATCGGGGAGAAGTGCCGCCGTTGCCGGCGAATGGCCTGCTCTTCGCCGATGTTTGATCTTTTCGGAGCGGCCGCTTAGGCTCCTCGGACTTTCTCCCCGCCGCCCGCGCGGCCCCAAGTCCGAAGTCGGTGTCCATGCGTTTGCGTGCCCTGCTCCGCCGCCTCGTTCTGCCCCCGGTCGCCGCCGGGCTCGCCGTGTCCGGACTGGCACTGCCCGCCCAGGCGGACGCCCTGGTCGGCTTCCCGGTGCTGCTGCTGAACATCACCGACACGGTGACAGTGCTCGACGGCCAGTCGAAGTCGGTCAAGTTCGACGTCTACAACCTCGGTGGCGTGGACGCGAAGAACGTCGTGATCGGCTTCGCCGACGGCCCCGGCCCGGTGCCGGCCGACCTCGGCTTCGTGCCGCCGGCCGGCTGCTCGGTCACCGCCTGCAAGCTCGACAAGCTGGCGGCCGGCGAGCGGCGCAACTTCAGCTTCACGGTCCGGCCGGACGTGGCCTCGAAGACCAACCTGACCTCGCACTTCGACGTGACCACCACGGTCGGCGGCGAGGAGCACGACAAGGTGCAGCTGACGGTGGTGCGTACCACCAAGAAGGGCGTCGACCTCGAGCTCGCCGACATCAAGGACATGCGGCTGAACCGCGGCCAGTCCGCGGACCTGCCGGTGCTGGTGAAGAACACCGGCAACACCGAGTCCGGGCCGCTCGGCCTGGTGGTGGCCGCCCAGCCAGGAATCCAGCCGATCCTGAACTACCGCAACTGCGAGAGCGACGAGGACTTCGGCGGCATCGTCTGCGTCATCGACGAGCCGCTGGCCCCGGGTGAGTCGGCCACCCTGTCCCCGGCCACCCCCGCGAAGATCAAGGTCGGCGTGGACGCGCCCGGACCGGTCGATTACTTCACCGGCGTGGTCGCGGTCGGCCTGACCGACAAGTACGTGGCCGCCTTCGCCAAGCGGAACGCCGGCAAGAAGGGCACCGACCTCAAGCTGCAGAAGGCGATGTCGGTCGCGGCCCTGGGCGACGACATCGCGGACGGCCTCGACAAGGGCCTCGACGACGACCTGAACCCGGCCGACAACCTGACCGAGTTCATGGTCAAGGTGGGCAGGTCGGACGCGGACAGCAAGGCCATCGGCGGCGTCTTCCACGGCACCGCGGGTGACGAGGTCACCGTCAAGGTGGGCACGCAGAACCTGGGCCCGACCGCTACCGTGCCGCTGAGCACCAAGTGGGTCGGTTACGTGCACGTCAAGGTGCCGGCCAACGTGCGGCTCACCGAGGTCGACAAGATGTGCCTGCCGGGCACCTCGCCGTCGAAGGTCGACCTGGACGGCAAGCTGGACAGCCGGGACTGGGTCTGCCTGGTCATCGGGCAGCTGCCGAAGGGCGGCAAGAGCCTGTTCGCCTTCCAGGCGATGATCCAGGAGGGTTCGCACGACGCCGGGTTCGTCCAGGTGGACGGCGGGGTGCAGGACACCAAGCACAAGAACGACCGGGCCGCGCTGACCGTTGACGACGGGACCGGCGGCGAAGGTGGCGGGCTGGCCATCACCGGGCCGTCGGCGCTGCCGCTGGCCGGTGGCGGCGTGGCGCTGCTGGCGGCGGGCGTGATCGCCTTCCGGTTCGCGCGTCGCCGACGCATCGTCACCGTGGTGGAGTAACGCTTCGCTTCAGTGAGGGCCGGGTGCGGTGCACCCGGCCCTCACTGCATCCCGGGCCCTACCGAGCCCGGTCGTTGTCGTTTCCGGTGCTCGGTGTGGGGCCTTTGTTACTCGCGGTCTCGCTGGGCCGGTCTTTGTCGTTTCCGGTGCTCGGTGTGCGGCCTTTGCTACTCGCGGTCTCGCTGGGCCGGTCCTTGTCGCTTCCGGTGCTCGCTGTGCGGCCTTTGGTGCTCGCGGTCCTCGATCAGGGGTTGAGGATGGTGTCGAGGGCGGCGAGATCGGCGGCGGTGAGATCCCAGCTGGCCGCCGCGGCGTTCGCCTGGACCTGCTCGGGGGTGGTGGCGCCGGCGATGACGCTGGTCACCGCGGGGCGGGCGGCCAGGCCGGCGATCGCCACCTCGAGCAGGCTGTGCCCGCGCTCGGCGCCGAACGCGGTCAGCGCCTCGATGGTGTCCCAGTCGGCGGCCTCCAGCCAGGAGGCGTAGCGCTCCTGGGACAGTCGGGTGCCGGCGGCTGCTTTCTGGTCACGCCGGTACTTGCCGGAGAGCAGCCCCGAGTCAAGCGGGAAGAACGGCAGCAGGCCCAGTCCGAAGCGCTCGCAGGCCGGGACGACCTCGGTCTCCACCTCCCGGTGCAGCAGGCTGTACCGGTTTTGCGCGCTGATGAACGGGGTGAGGTCGGCCGCCCGGGCGGTCCAGTCGGCATCAGCGATCTGCCAGCCGGAGAAGTTCGAATTGCCGAGGTAGCGCACCTTGCCGGAACGGACCAGGTCGTCCAGCGCGGCAAGCGTCTCCTCGATCGGCGTCGCCGGGTCGGGCTCGTGCAGCTGGTACAGATCGATGTAGTCGGTCTCCAGCCGGCGCAGCGACGCCTCGACCGCGCGGATCAGGTAACGCCGCGAGCCGCGGGCGCCGAAGTCCCGTCCGTTCATCCCCTCCATGTTCATGCCGAACTTGGTGGCCAGCACCACCTCGTCCCGGCGGCCCTTGAGCGCCGCGCCGAGCAACTGCTCCGAGCTGCCGTGCGGGGTGCCGTAGATGTCAGCGGTGTCGAACAGCGTGATCCCCGCGTCGAGCGCCGCGTCGACGACCTCGCGAGTGCCGTCCGCGTCGAGCTTGCGACCGAAGTTGTTGCAGCCGATGCCGACCACGGACACGACGAGGCCGGATTCGCCGAGCCGGCGGTAGCTCATCTCACTCATGTCCCGAACCTTAGTTCGCGGGTGGTGCCGGAGCCGGGAAAGAGGTACATATCGGTTGGTGTCTATTGACACCGGTTGTTACTCCTCGCATGCTGATGAGCACTCTCGGGAAGGTGAAATCAGCCTTTGTCGGGTAGGCTCCAAGCCGCCGCGTCCATCGTGGACTCGCCCACGATCGGTTCACGATGGGCGCGGCCCATGCCCACTGGCCAGCCCGCCGCCCGAGGCCGCGCACGCCGCCGGGAGCGCCCGCCCGCCGCCCGTGCGCCGCCGCCCGAAACGCCCGCAGCAGCCGCCCGCGGCCGTCGGCCAATGCGCCCTCCCACTGCCGCCCCGAAGCGCCCGCCCGTCGCCCGTGCGCCGCCGCCTGGAGCGCCCGCCCGCCGCCAGCCGAAGCGCCCGCGGCAGCCGCTAGCAGTAGCCGTCCGCGGCCGTCGGTCAAAGCGCCCGCCCGCCGCGCCTGCGCGCCGTCGGCGAAGTGCCTGCCGTGGCGGGTGCGTCGCCGGCCGCAGTCCTCACGCACTCGATTCGAGCGCCAGGTCACACTCCTCGCGCGGCGGTCCGCTCGGTCGGGCCGCGGCCTCACCTTTGGCCGCGCGCCGCTTGCTTCCCTTGGCCGCCCGCGGTTGAGGCGGTTGTCGGTCAACTAGGTGCGTAGCGCGGCCTTTGCGGTTCGGTTGGGCGGGCCGTGGCTTTGGTGTTCCGCTGGCGAAGGTGGTGCGTGCTGCTTGGTCGGATGGGGGGTGTGGTCGCTCGTGCTGCTTGGTCGGATGGGGGATGCGGTCGCTCGTGCTGCTTGGTCGGATGGCCGGTTGCGGTGGTTCGTGCTGCTTGGTCGGATGGCGGGCTGCGGTCGCTCGTGCTGCTCGGTCGGTCGGCGGGTTGCGGTGGCTCCTAATTAGTCCTCGGTGGGGGCGGCCAAGTCGCGGTAGATGGGGCGCAGGAGGTCGATGAGCGGGATGTGTCGCACCTTGATCGGTGGTGGGTCGAGGGCGCGTAGCAGCAGCTCCGGTGGGGTGCTGCCGCGGGTTGGTCGCTCGCGGAGGCGGCCCAGGCTCACGGCGGGGGAGTAGAAGTCGGTGAGGCGGTCGGCGAGGGGCTCGTCGGGGACCGCGAGTGGGTCCACCGCCTCGCCGGGGTCGGCGGTGCCGCGCAGGGCGTCGAGCAGGGGCTCGCGAGCGCGACCGCGCCAGGCCAGGACCAGGAACGGGTCGTCGTCGAAGGCCTCGGCCAGCACATACAGGGCGGCGGAGCCGTGCTTGCACGGGACGCCCCAGTCGGGGCAGGAGCAGTCGATGTTCAGCTGCGACGGGAAGAGTGGCAGGCCGAGGTCGGTGAACAGGTCGACGATCTCGCGCGGCATCTCGCCGGCCAGCAGGGCGGCGCGGTAGAGCGCCTGCGCACCGAGCGCCTCGGTGATTTCCGTCCACTGTGCCTCGTCGAACGCGGCGATTCGGATCGTCACCTGGTACGGCGTCGGGCGGGAGCCCTGCACCCGGGCCACCAACTGCCCCGCGCTCAACGCGAAGTCGATCACCTGGCCCTTGCGCGCATAGGCGCGGCCGCGCGACAACCGGCCCGGATCGCACACCTCCTCCAGCACGTCCACGAAGCGCCGTGACCACCACTGCTCGCCGATTTTGCCCCGTTTTGAGCGGACGGCGAGCCCACCGTCCACTTCGATCGGACGACCCGCCTCGTAGAACCGACCGGACTTGTCGAAGGGCATCTCAACCCACCGCCGCGGGGTCCAGCGCGAACAGCTCGCGCAGCTGATCGGTGCTCAGGTCGGTGATCCACTCCTCGCCGGTGCCGACGACAGCGGAGGCCAGTGCCTTTTTCCGCTCGATCATCGCGTCGATCTTCTCCTCCAGCGTGCCGGTGCAGATGAACTTGCGGACCTGCACATCGCGCGACTGTCCAATCCGGAATGCGCGGTCGGTGGCCTGGTCCTCGACAGCCGGGTTCCACCACCGGTCGAAGTGGACGACGTGGTTGGCGGCGGTGAGATTCAGGCCGGTGCCGGCGGCTTTCAGCGAGAGCAGGAAGAGCATCGGCTCATCGGCGGTCTGGAACCGCTCGACCAGCTCGTCGCGGCGGGATTTGCTCAGGCCACCGTGCAGCCAGAGCACTGGGCGGTCCAGGTGAGCGGCGAGATACGGCTGGAGCAGCGAGCCCCACTCCGCGTACTGAGTGAAGACGAGCGCCTTGTCGCCGTCCTCGACGATCTCCTCGGCCAGCTCCTCCAGCCGGGCCAGCTTGCCGGACCGGTCGGGCAGCCGAGAACCGTCTTTGAGCAGGTGCGCCGGGTGGTTGCAGACCTGCTTGAGCTTCATCATCGCGGCCAGTACGTTGCCCCGCCGCTGAATGCCCTCGCTGCTCTCGATCTCGGACATCATGTCCTCGACCACGGCCTGATAGAGGGTGGCCTGCTCGGGGGTGAGCGTGCACCACACCTTCATCTCGTTCTTTTCCGGAAGGTCCGAGATGATGGTCTTGTCGGTTTTCAGGCGACGCAACACGAACGGCCCGGTCGCCCGTTTCAGCGCGGCGGTCGCATCCTCGTCCTGGTTGATCTCGATCGGCTCCTGGAACCGGCGCCGGAACCTTTTCGCCGGCCCGAGCAGTCCGGGGTTGCAGAAGTCCATGATGGACCACAGCTCGGCCAGGTGATTCTCCACCGGGGTGCCGGTCAGAGCGAGGCGCGTCCGGGCCGGGATGGCGCGGACGGCCTGGGACTGGCGCGTCCCGCTGTTTTTGATCGCCTGGGCCTCGTCGCACGCCACCCGGCTCCAGCTGATCTCGCGAAGCGCCTCCAGGTCCCGCGACGCCGTGCCGTAGGTGGTGAGGACCAGGTCGGCGCCGGCCACCGCGGCCAGGAAGTCCTCGCCGCGCTGCCGGGTGGCGCCGTGGTGCACGTAGACCCGCAGGGCGGGCGCGAACCGGGCGGCCTCCTTGCGCCAGTTGGTGATCAGGGACATCGGGCAGATCAACAGGGTCGGTGCGATCTCGCCCGGTGCGTGGCCGAGCCGCTCGGTGAGCAGCAGCGAGATGGTCTGCGCGGTCTTGCCGAGGCCCATGTCGTCGGCGAGGATCCCGCCCAGACCCAGCCGGCTCAGGAAGTGCAGCCAGGACAGGCCGCGCTCCTGGTACGGCCGCAGGGCGCCCTGGAAGCCGGCCGGG
This window of the Actinoplanes oblitus genome carries:
- a CDS encoding LLM class flavin-dependent oxidoreductase gives rise to the protein MPRIGVMFDRDLSPADLPAFAAAVEEAGADDLWVVEDLGWAGSISTAALALAATSRIRIGIGIAPAPLRSPALLAMELAVLARVHPGRLVAGLGHGVPEWMRQVGVEPKSKLAMLEETIVAVQGLLRGETVTLNGREVCIDGLRLVHPPASVPPIVTGVVKPRSLELSGRVADGTILAEGNGPAEIESALTHIRRGGAGAEHELIVFTYLHVNDDPADAAKITGRMVEDQAGWLGVPPSEMFSLIGPAAEVPDKVRSLVDAGTGTVVLRPLGPDPIPQVRAALSALGR
- a CDS encoding HelD family protein, encoding MSASDLDVELTAERTHLSESRAALRRMRGRAEALFSTGDKVAGDAYTAEQLGRHMARRVKELADDPDTPLFFGRLDIEEVAYHVGRRHVTDDAGEPMVLDWRAPLSRAFYRASVRDPQGVATRRRFGFVKGELTSFEDEHLDRGEELGTSSRILTAEIERPRVGPMRDIVATIQPEQDELVRAELADSICVQGAPGTGKTAVGLHRAAFLLYLHRERLRRSGVLIVGPNTAFLSYISAVLPTLGEVEVQQSTLDDLVGRVPVKAVDSPAAALVKHDARMAEVLSGLLWSRIAAPTQPIMVSDGSYRWRIDTEPLRRIVDEARREGLPYATGRERVRARVVGLLQRQSEYRTGNSPSESWLRKMSKIPQVTEFLEACWPAVTPESLVAGLLTDPSAAGELLTEPEQDAIRWVKPPKTAKSAKWTAGDLLLLDEAAGLLERENSFGHVVIDEAQDLSAMQARAIARRSEHGSITLLGDLAQGTAPWAATDWRDILAHLGKPDAAVVPLTVGFRVPEAVVTLANRLLPALGVQVPEAVSLRRDGDLVIVPVADPADLDARTLAEVTAALEHEGSVAVIAADTAVERIRGHLTAAGIAHATPDDVDAEARVTVVPATVVKGLEYDHVVVHEPADIVAAEPRGLNRLYVVLTRAVTRLSVMHAKPLPEPLNIG
- a CDS encoding ArsR/SmtB family transcription factor, with the protein product MAERENVRVTDARTLRALAHPARIEIVEHLNVTGSTVTATEVAGLVGLSPSATSYHLRELAKYGLVEQAPSGDGRERRWRSTGSSLWIDGDADQPDAAAAVRTLVDLYLTRDQQRVRDWLDRQHDEPAEWRESSAMMGQQLLVTPAELARLSEQVRELMEPYRVRERLADPPAGARKVVVQYTAFPLD
- a CDS encoding MFS transporter; amino-acid sequence: MSFASAGSRWTDVYLVAGGRAISVCGDFLAATTLALVLQQAGHGGLAVSGLLLAAALPPALLAPLTGRLADRADSRTVIVLTGAGQALVCAALAVTSHPVAIIGLVALLAAGLAVTQPTIQALLPRMVHRDDLARASGITQTAGQVGMLAAPALAGFLVGQTGPRVPLLIDAASYLALVVVALLIRTRRRGGAGGETAAPVGFRLRADRTLTVMTVAIAATVAGVGAINVFEVFFIRGTLGASATVFGLVAASWTVGMVLFTPLFGRVPRRRLTVRVVLGLLAGSCVAVLAAATVTSAGWLVPLWILGGACNGGLNVCLAVIVAGRVPSEAHGRAFAVVSAVVQGAGLLGYLLAGPLVERFDTRVLVAGAGAAGLLAAVACWPLVRREPPDDAVTSEGPEIGDNVAA
- a CDS encoding menaquinone biosynthetic enzyme MqnA/MqnD family protein; translation: MSDSVSRPRVGHIQFLNCLPIYWGLMRSGALLDVDLHKDTPDRLSAALVAGDLDIGPITLVEYLKHADQLLLLPDLAVGSDGPVLSVNLVTTRPPAELDKRPVALGSTSRTGVLLAQMLLSDRYGVEPTYFRCPPDLSQMLLSADAAALIGDPALRALYEAPALGLQVIDLADAWRQWTGLPMVFAVWAVRKEFAAAHPGQVKDVHEAFQRSKELCLGELDEVAEAAARWEPFDAATLANYFRALDFSLGERQIQGVSEFARRAANRGEVPPLPANGLLFADV
- a CDS encoding COG1361 family protein, giving the protein MRLRALLRRLVLPPVAAGLAVSGLALPAQADALVGFPVLLLNITDTVTVLDGQSKSVKFDVYNLGGVDAKNVVIGFADGPGPVPADLGFVPPAGCSVTACKLDKLAAGERRNFSFTVRPDVASKTNLTSHFDVTTTVGGEEHDKVQLTVVRTTKKGVDLELADIKDMRLNRGQSADLPVLVKNTGNTESGPLGLVVAAQPGIQPILNYRNCESDEDFGGIVCVIDEPLAPGESATLSPATPAKIKVGVDAPGPVDYFTGVVAVGLTDKYVAAFAKRNAGKKGTDLKLQKAMSVAALGDDIADGLDKGLDDDLNPADNLTEFMVKVGRSDADSKAIGGVFHGTAGDEVTVKVGTQNLGPTATVPLSTKWVGYVHVKVPANVRLTEVDKMCLPGTSPSKVDLDGKLDSRDWVCLVIGQLPKGGKSLFAFQAMIQEGSHDAGFVQVDGGVQDTKHKNDRAALTVDDGTGGEGGGLAITGPSALPLAGGGVALLAAGVIAFRFARRRRIVTVVE
- a CDS encoding aldo/keto reductase, which gives rise to MSEMSYRRLGESGLVVSVVGIGCNNFGRKLDADGTREVVDAALDAGITLFDTADIYGTPHGSSEQLLGAALKGRRDEVVLATKFGMNMEGMNGRDFGARGSRRYLIRAVEASLRRLETDYIDLYQLHEPDPATPIEETLAALDDLVRSGKVRYLGNSNFSGWQIADADWTARAADLTPFISAQNRYSLLHREVETEVVPACERFGLGLLPFFPLDSGLLSGKYRRDQKAAAGTRLSQERYASWLEAADWDTIEALTAFGAERGHSLLEVAIAGLAARPAVTSVIAGATTPEQVQANAAAASWDLTAADLAALDTILNP
- a CDS encoding SWIM zinc finger family protein, with product MPFDKSGRFYEAGRPIEVDGGLAVRSKRGKIGEQWWSRRFVDVLEEVCDPGRLSRGRAYARKGQVIDFALSAGQLVARVQGSRPTPYQVTIRIAAFDEAQWTEITEALGAQALYRAALLAGEMPREIVDLFTDLGLPLFPSQLNIDCSCPDWGVPCKHGSAALYVLAEAFDDDPFLVLAWRGRAREPLLDALRGTADPGEAVDPLAVPDEPLADRLTDFYSPAVSLGRLRERPTRGSTPPELLLRALDPPPIKVRHIPLIDLLRPIYRDLAAPTED